The sequence AGTCTAAATTAAATGGATGCATATAGTCAagcctaaaaattaaataaaataataacaatactacaattatttaaatacaattagtcaaaaaattattaaaagagtATTTTGATGATTCAAATTCAAACGAGTATAGTAAGAGGGGCGCGTGGGGGAGATTAAGGTTTGATTTGTTGTGGTTGAGCGGTGTATTTTGAAGAGGGAGTTATGGTGGGACCCAGAGAAGAGAGCTTTGTAAAAAAATTGGAATTCAAAATGAGCAGCAGTTTATTTATAAGGGAAATATTCCAGTGCTAAAGAGCCTCATTGTACATATGTACAACTCAATTCATTTATAGACCGCAATCATAATTTTAAAACGTTTTGATCTGATGGCTATTAATCCAACTAGATAACTTTTATAAAGTCTGATGATTTTTATAAAGTTTGTGATTAAGggattaaatctttattttccaCAAGGCTTAAAACGGCTATTTTATTGGTATTTTTATACAAATGATCagtcaatttatttatttagtaaaaatgTAAAGTACATTACATATATTTATTATtgtcaattttaaatttatttgattaCGTGTATAACTATTTGAATTAattgttctatttttatttacttattaatGATGTGGCGGGGCAAATATTCCCTGCTACACACCATACAAAAGAGCACCTGGTCTCTCGTAGTTAGTTTGCTGAGGagtcatttttgtcttttttgtttTCCATATTGTTTAATTTGAATTGTACCTTCATAGTCCattctttattgtatttttaatCTCTAGATTGTGACAACAGGTGTGGCCAAAAGAAACTTCTCTCTCATGATCTCATTTCGTGGTCTTTTGGGCCATTTTGAATGAAACATAAAAGAAATCACAGgagaaaagtttaaatttttcacagagataaaaatattactatatgatttcttttactttttttatattcttcGTGAAATTACATTAGACATATTGTCattgttgatgttattttatcaaatagttaagtttttttaaactaattttttattataaatagtttttttatttaaaaagcgTAGGAGTAAAGTCGACATACATCTTAACTCGTCAGATTTTATTTGTGAAATTACATTAGACATGTTGTTGTTTTATCGAGTGGTTAAGCTTCTTTGAGCTGAGAAATTATTAGAAACATTCTATTTATGCAAAAAAATATACGTATATTTGTGTACATTCTATCTTCATACTACAATTTTGAAATCACATTAagtatgttgttattgtattcTTCATAGACAAAGTCACGTGGCTCTATGAggtaaaaaatacaataataatatatctgGTGTAGTTGTACAAGTGTCGTTTGATAAGAATGGTGTGTCTACAATCTTATCCTTACCTTGTAAAAATTTAGATCTTATTTTAAATAGACTCGGGACCTAAGTACtgcatatataagaaaaatagcatgaaagaaaataaactaatgaAAATGCCATgctggaaaaaaaaaatagtaatagtgATAACAGATGTTACGACAATATAAGCAatagataattaaaaaaagtagataagtacaaaaaaaaaaaatgaagaataagaTACAATGATAATAGTAATACTAATACTGATAGAGAAATTTAGGCAATGCTTAATTATTACTAGCCTTCGGTCATAATTCTTGATCTTCATACCCTCGTGCCTAGGATCATGTCTTCGACAAGTTACATGTGTGTCATGTTATGTGTAATCACCTTTCTCCAATTTTTTTGTCCTCCCTCTACTTTTTCCCTAGACACATCATAGTTAACCTTCGCATCTTCTCATTAGGGCATTTGAGTATTTTTTAGCCTCGCGTACGAATCATCTCAATTTCGCTTCACTTGTGTTATTTATCATGAAGGTCACTCTCACCTTATCCAGAATATCCTCGTTCCTAATTCTCTCTCTCGCCTAATATATGTCCACGCATCTATTGCAGCAGCTTCATTTTTGTTACTTTTATTATTTGGATGTGTGGCTTTTAGACTGTCCAACACTCTGCTCCAAATAACATAGTACTATAACCACTACTTTATAAACACGTATCTTTAAATCTTGGTAGTGCACTCATCACATAAGATCGCGTTGGATCAATCCTACATTTCATCTAGCCCTCTCCAATACAAGGTGTAAATCCTCGACGATCTCATTATTACCGTAAATTACGAATATAAAATACTTGAAACTTTATTTTGTAGAGATAACTCGAGTATCAATCCTTTTTTTTATATCCATCTCGTGAGTTATGTCATTGAGCTTGAACTTTTGTTCTTTATCTTAAACATGATCAACATAAACTTTTTAGATTCTAAAGtttgtctcaaatcattcaatCCAAGCATTAGCGTGATAAGAGAATGACAATTGAATCTTCTTTTTTGTAATATAGTATAGAGGAGAAAAACTCTATCCATGTAATGCATCTTGCCATTAAAACTAACAAATTTAAACTGCATGTTTGTTGTCATTCTTTcggaatattaattttttctaacAAATGTAAAGAGATAtttcattttaataaattacataatttctcAAATATACTTATGATATGCATTGGTTCTTTCActagttttaattaattacatatatttttgttaaaaatattttctctccaCTCTAATTGATATATTACAAAATTCAGCAACCGTAACTTTTTCGCTAAACTTTCTACTTTTACTGTCCATATGTTAATCATTTTTTCTgataaaaatcacattttttattgataaacgNNNNNNNNNNNNNNNNNNNNNNNNNNNNNNNNNNNNNNNNNNNNNNNNNNNNNNNNNNNNNNNNNNNNNNNNNNNNNNNNNNNNNNNNNNNNNNNNNNNNATAATTATGTATGTGATTAAAAGAATGttggaggaggaggaggaagaggaagaagaacaTTCACGATTTCAGTATTAAGATTaacattaaaaaagaataatttgtttttgtgattttgattaaaatattaggtagTAATTAGTTGTAGGAAAATTGATAAAGAAGACTCATATAACGTGCACAgcaaaataggaataataattatGATGAACAATAAGCTCTGGAGTCAACTGGGAAATCGGTTAATCCAACTTATCTCATGGACAAACACTTCTCTCTTTTGTTAACCAAATTAGAGAGAAAGTGTTaagaccaaaaaaaattaaaaataatggaggtcaattattcaaattatttttcttggtttttagaGGCTAAACAGTGTTTGACCCCTAAGTCTTTGGGTTTGTTAATGTGTTGTTTAGATAAAATTTTATCTTAAGCTCCTGAAATTCAGGGTATTTTTTGGTGATCAAAAACATGTCAGCCACTCAGCTAGTTAATCTTCTGGAGACGAATAAGGGCGGACGATATAAAAGATATTTATACAATCGGATTTATTGTGAAAATATTGTGTCAGTCATTACTGAAATGCCTCACTTTTGTTGTAACCAAAGGGGTTTATTTGAACCCTCTTTATTGAAAAATTCCAAAGAGTTATTTCGGGATAATTAATCCCAGAATTAGTTACCCCGGAATAACctatcccaccatgtatatgggaaAACTTATCCCATTATTAgagtgtaaatggtgggataaataatcccGGTACAaactaatacctcacaccaaatgactTACATTTTCAGCATGTATAACTTAAATTGGAAAACTTGGGTACAATGAAGGGGAAAAGGTAAACTAGTCATGGATGATGATGTCATTGAGACATTGGGAACAGAATTAAGAATATTGAATCAACTGGACAAGTAAGAATCTTGAAAAGTTCAACTGGTGCTTCTCTTAATAAACTAAAATTGTTCAAACAACTGGTTCTTTGATCCTGAATAGAAAATTAACAGAAAAGAATGTATAAAAGGATGGAAGTTTCTTTGTTGTGTGTCTTAGTCGTGAGTTGTGATTTGGGACATGCTTGCCCCAAATCAATGTAAAGAGACAGGTCAAgcatttaataaataaatgtacAGATCTATGTTGTCCCCTTTTATATATCATCCTCTCAAAGACTTGCCTTCCTCAACCTCATTGACTATATGAATCATCTGGCAGTATATGTCATCACATAGTGTATATCTAAGTATGTCTACACACACACATAAGGTTCGTTCGACTCAAAGCATTGATTCTGCTGAAAAACCTTGAACTCGTGGTTGGATTCGCTGCTGACGTATaatatacaaaaagaagaaagtaaagaacatacAGGAGTAGTTAAGGACAATAAAGCAACTGCTTTAACAGTAAAATGTGATTATTATACAAATGTATATGTGAATCAAGAATAAATATGGGAAGACAGATGTTCATAGTACATAGTAACAACTCCAGAAAGTACCAAAGCCCCAAAGCCTATCTTCACTTATCGAAAAAGAAACAAGATTTGCCATTACAAGTTTAAACAGCAGATAGATTTACAAATAACTTTACACAACATATGAACAAATAGCAGTATCCAAATAATAATAAAGCCTCAATCAACTATACTGGCAAAACCTTATGATGGGACATGAATGTCTaaataaatgagaagaaaagagttGTGGATGTTCCAAGTTCGCGTGAAGCACTCAAATATTTTAAGGTTCAGATCATAGTTTTCCTTGATGACGTTCTCCTTAATGCCTGACCTGCACTGGAAAGGTGTGAACTTTGGATGAAGGTGATATCTTTGGGGAAGCTGTTTTACTTCCTGCTGTCCCTTTCTTGGTAGCTGCTGGGGACGAACCCTTAGCTGCGCTTCTTTCTGCAATCCTTTTTTGCCTCTCGATCACTAATTCTTCCATCCTCTTGCGCATTTCTTCCTCCTATATAAACAATGAGCATGTATGATATATAAGAAAGACAAAAGTAGAAGAGGCAAAAACTACGATAAAACGATGTTATTGGTTAttgtggtacccgatctaattTGCTCTTCTGGGTTGTCAGCTTGTTAGGAGGAGACATCTTCTTGCTCTTTGCTAAAGCATCAATCCTGCTCCTTGACAGGGCTCCCGGCGAGACTTTAGACCGTGCATCTTTCCCAGTCTTTGAAAGACCGTACTTCTTACTTGCGCTTTTACCTTTCACAGGAACTTTTTCTTCAGTTGGACTATTTGTCTCAACTACAGAAGGTTTTTTATCAACTTGAGTGTAAGAAGCTTCAATCTGAAAATCCAATTCTGGTTGCCAAGATGCGTCAACAGGATCCAAACTTGGGCCTCTTGCAAGCACCACACAGAGGTCATCAGGTTGACTGGCCCCAGAAGTACTAAGCTTGGTTTTAGATGCAGCTGGATCACCATTTTCAGCATTtgctgaagcaaacatgtctgCATCCATGCAAATGTCTGTTTTCCACTGAGAGccataatgatcatcaaaagacGGTCGAGATTGTACCATGAAAGAATCATCAATAGGAGCTCTTTCACTTTCGACTTGAGAGGAACTTTTCTGAATTGACATGCCACTGTCATTGTCAAATATTAATCGCCTAGACTCTTGAGTTTCTGAACTTCCAGAGTGGTTGACAACAAACCAATCTTCCCCATTACTATTTCTAATAGCAGAGGATTCGGAACCAAAATCAGATGGAGTTCCCAAAGTATTGCCTCCTGATGGTTCTGTGTGCGAAAATAGAAGATGCACGTCTTCAGAAACTCCTTTCTTCAAATTTGGCCTCCTATCCTCACCATTGGCAAATTCTACCATGCTAACCTTTGTGTCATTTTCTTCATAACTTTTGCTCATGAGAAGAGAATCATCCGTTGTCAGATGGTCTCTTCTGACCTTCTCACCAGAATTCTTGATACCATAGCCTTCATCCTGGAAGTTCAAAGGTAGTTGGTCACTTGCCCCTTTTATATTTGACTCCTCACGACTCATCAGAATATTCTGAAATGCATCCCAAGGTGCATTTCCTTTTGCTTTCTCAGATAACTTTGGTGACACGCCCTCATTTGGGTCCGTGTTGCTATAACCATTTGATTCATTCTCTACATCAAGATCCTGATGTCCTCTATTCTTGTTTCTGCTTCCTTTTGAGTTGCGGCGTTTCTCCAGTATTGCAACAGCATCATCTACCTGCTCTTTGATAGAATCTTCTTCAGCTGAAGAAGAATCGTAAGAAGATCCATCATTTTCCTCATTCTTCCTCTTGGAAGTAATATAATTGATGTTGCGGATTACAACTGTTTTTGAGGATTTCTTCTTGTGCTTTTTAGCAcgtgagttctcccttgaagaaTGTTTTTTCTCATGCTTCCTGACTTCATCTGAATCAGTTCCAGAATCAGAGGCACTCGACTCCGtttgttcatcatcttctgaACTATCATGTTCTTTCAGACTGgatttctccttcttctttgatCGTTTGTGAGAGTCCCTAACAGAACCATTTACATTTTGTGGCCACTGCATGTGTGCTGGATAGTATTGTAAAGGATGCATGCCAGCAAAAGGCATCTGTTGAGCCGGACCATGAAAGTTGTACATATACGGAGGAATCTGGTTCTGCCATGGCATCTGCATTTGAGCTTTTGCTGACATGGACGGATCTGATGCAGGATGATTCTCATCTGCACATATAGCAGTTGATGTTACCAAAGAAAAGCTTTGTCAATGTTGCAGACATACATTTATATGCACATAACATTGGTACATAAAATGTTTCTTGATCATTGGTCATCAGTATGTATAACACAACATTTATACGCCCATACATTggtaaataaaaaatttcttgatcattGGTCATCAGTACGTATAACACTACCAAATATAGTTCTTATGACAAGTCCTTTCTTCTAGGACTCTGCTGATAACGGGACTACCAGCTAAACTCAAATCTAGTAGAGTAAATTAGTGTTAGGAAAGAATAGGTAGGATACCTTTGACACCATTTGAGTTTGTTGATTCCTTCGAGTCAGAACTATCCAAAGAGCCATTATTGTCATATGCAAGAATAACACTTTGATTTCCCAAGTACGATAGATCCACTGGGGTACATGCCTTCATTGCAGCTACCTCATCCATCCATTGGCCATCTGTGTGCTTTTGCTTGTAAAGTTCCTTGAAGTCAAGGCATGCGTCCCTACAAGAAAGATAACACA comes from Capsicum annuum cultivar UCD-10X-F1 chromosome 2, UCD10Xv1.1, whole genome shotgun sequence and encodes:
- the LOC107859424 gene encoding COP1-interacting protein 7, with amino-acid sequence MDSRTLLDYALFQLTPTRTRCDLVVFSGSKSEKLASGLVEPFISHLKFAKDQIPKGGYSITLKPPSTHAYWFTKATFLRFVRFVSTPEILERFMRLEREILQIESSIQSNECSNGNSEEGSSPASESTRKSNDSFKAKSEVEEANNAAPKENSKIHLQRHLDTRKALLRKEQAMAYARATVAGFEIDQLDDLIQFANSFGAIRLRDACLDFKELYKQKHTDGQWMDEVAAMKACTPVDLSYLGNQSVILAYDNNGSLDSSDSKESTNSNGVKDENHPASDPSMSAKAQMQMPWQNQIPPYMYNFHGPAQQMPFAGMHPLQYYPAHMQWPQNVNGSVRDSHKRSKKKEKSSLKEHDSSEDDEQTESSASDSGTDSDEVRKHEKKHSSRENSRAKKHKKKSSKTVVIRNINYITSKRKNEENDGSSYDSSSAEEDSIKEQVDDAVAILEKRRNSKGSRNKNRGHQDLDVENESNGYSNTDPNEGVSPKLSEKAKGNAPWDAFQNILMSREESNIKGASDQLPLNFQDEGYGIKNSGEKVRRDHLTTDDSLLMSKSYEENDTKVSMVEFANGEDRRPNLKKGVSEDVHLLFSHTEPSGGNTLGTPSDFGSESSAIRNSNGEDWFVVNHSGSSETQESRRLIFDNDSGMSIQKSSSQVESERAPIDDSFMVQSRPSFDDHYGSQWKTDICMDADMFASANAENGDPAASKTKLSTSGASQPDDLCVVLARGPSLDPVDASWQPELDFQIEASYTQVDKKPSVVETNSPTEEKVPVKGKSASKKYGLSKTGKDARSKVSPGALSRSRIDALAKSKKMSPPNKLTTQKSKLDREEEMRKRMEELVIERQKRIAERSAAKGSSPAATKKGTAGSKTASPKISPSSKVHTFPVQVRH